One genomic segment of Paraburkholderia caffeinilytica includes these proteins:
- a CDS encoding TadE/TadG family type IV pilus assembly protein, whose product MKPVATQLARLRLKPVHTRRTSTQRGSTAVEFALLFPLFFTILYSIITFSLIFVAQQNLTLAAEEGARAALNWQSNTSLQNALVNRGNAACAAANLMVATLVQSMQCTSTSAACGPSNAMQCVSVVLTYNYQANPLVPTLPLLSYTLPNTLSSSATVQLNPENIQ is encoded by the coding sequence ATGAAGCCGGTAGCCACGCAGCTCGCGCGCTTGAGACTCAAGCCGGTTCATACGCGCCGCACGTCTACGCAGCGCGGTTCCACGGCGGTCGAGTTCGCGCTGCTGTTCCCGCTGTTTTTCACGATCCTGTACTCGATCATCACCTTCAGTCTGATCTTCGTGGCGCAGCAGAACTTGACGCTCGCAGCGGAAGAAGGGGCGCGTGCGGCGCTGAACTGGCAGAGCAATACGTCGCTGCAAAACGCGCTCGTCAATCGGGGCAACGCTGCCTGTGCTGCGGCGAATCTGATGGTCGCGACGCTGGTGCAATCCATGCAATGCACGTCGACTTCCGCGGCGTGCGGCCCGAGTAACGCGATGCAGTGTGTGAGCGTCGTGCTGACTTACAACTACCAGGCCAATCCACTGGTGCCGACCTTGCCGCTGCTGAGTTACACGCTGCCCAACACCTTGTCGAGCAGCGCCACGGTACAACTCAATCCGGAGAATATTCAGTGA
- a CDS encoding CpaF family protein: MAKEIEFADDAPSFAHSQQFQDIKNAAHEHLLTRIEELGSEFGRWSRNAINQFVDLEMDSFVRLRRIPINESEVRLIAEALTKELAGFGPIEDLLADPAVEDILINGYNDVYVSRHGILTKIQVRFADNAHLLRIVRRILAPIGRRLDESNPMVDARLPNGGRVNVVIEPLSIDGPIVSIRKFRKDPMRPEDLLGNGTYSPEIGALLEAAVAARCNVLVSGGTSSGKTSLLNALAFHIPEPERVVTIEDTAELSLNHPHVVRLESRPGGFDGAGVVTIRDLLRNTLRMRPDRIIVGEVRGGEVLEMLQAMNTGHDGSMGTVHASSPRECLYRLEMLAGFAGFQGTESSLRRQIANAIDFIVQIGRLSNGRRRILSITEVTGLSDNIIATQELYRYEPVATAEGDELDNWVSLGIHPHSPKLARFRQALGGEIQNGFGNAGFSGGGFGGGGGGGFGGGFNV, encoded by the coding sequence ATGGCAAAAGAAATCGAATTTGCCGACGACGCGCCTTCGTTCGCGCATAGCCAGCAGTTCCAGGACATCAAGAACGCCGCGCACGAACACCTGCTGACGCGTATCGAGGAGCTCGGCTCCGAGTTCGGCCGCTGGTCGCGCAACGCGATCAACCAGTTCGTCGATCTGGAAATGGACAGCTTTGTGAGGCTGCGCCGGATACCGATCAACGAGAGTGAAGTGCGGTTGATCGCCGAGGCGCTGACCAAGGAACTCGCGGGCTTCGGCCCGATCGAGGATCTGCTCGCCGATCCGGCCGTCGAGGATATTCTGATCAACGGCTACAACGACGTCTATGTGTCGCGCCACGGCATTCTGACCAAGATTCAGGTGCGCTTTGCCGACAACGCGCATCTGCTGCGTATCGTGCGGCGCATTCTCGCGCCGATCGGGCGGCGTCTGGACGAATCGAATCCGATGGTCGACGCGCGGCTGCCGAACGGCGGGCGTGTGAATGTCGTGATCGAGCCGCTGTCGATCGACGGGCCGATCGTCTCGATCCGCAAATTCCGCAAAGATCCGATGCGCCCCGAGGATCTGCTCGGCAACGGCACCTACAGCCCGGAAATCGGCGCGCTGCTCGAAGCGGCGGTCGCCGCGCGTTGCAACGTGCTGGTCTCGGGCGGGACGAGCTCGGGCAAGACCTCGCTGCTCAACGCGCTGGCATTCCACATTCCCGAGCCGGAGCGGGTCGTGACCATCGAGGACACGGCCGAACTGTCGTTGAACCACCCGCACGTGGTGCGGCTCGAGAGCCGTCCGGGCGGCTTCGACGGCGCGGGCGTCGTGACGATTCGCGATCTGTTGCGCAATACCTTGCGGATGCGGCCGGACCGCATCATCGTCGGCGAAGTGCGCGGCGGCGAGGTGCTCGAAATGCTGCAGGCGATGAACACCGGCCACGACGGCTCGATGGGCACGGTGCACGCCAGCTCGCCGCGCGAATGTCTGTACCGCCTCGAAATGCTGGCCGGTTTTGCGGGCTTTCAGGGCACCGAGTCGAGCTTGCGCCGGCAGATCGCCAATGCGATCGACTTCATCGTGCAGATCGGCCGGCTCTCGAACGGGCGTCGGCGGATTCTTTCGATTACCGAAGTAACCGGTCTGTCGGACAACATCATCGCGACGCAGGAGCTTTATCGCTACGAGCCGGTCGCGACCGCGGAAGGCGATGAGCTCGATAACTGGGTGTCGCTCGGTATTCATCCGCACTCGCCGAAACTCGCGCGTTTTCGCCAGGCGTTGGGCGGCGAGATACAGAACGGCTTCGGCAACGCGGGCTTCAGCGGCGGCGGCTTCGGAGGCGGCGGTGGTGGCGGTTTCGGCGGAGGCTTCAATGTCTAG
- a CDS encoding collagen-like triple helix repeat-containing protein — protein sequence MNIQTANTTFRITLIAASVATMLSLGACGGSGTLSAGTGGGSDSSGSALSTTTGSGSGSGSMGSGGSGTDTGSNGSGSSSGTGTGTSTTAVANALGTVADNTGGVVSDVGSTVSSIGTVIGSQTLPGVSSQTTQAAGGIVQQVGSAVSTLGTGVSQGLGQLGTGGDAIGTTVSSLGGVVGHVGGAVTDAGSLVTSLGSGPLAPLAAITTPLGGVVDTLGNAVTNGGSTLTTALSTGPVQQITQTLSTAITPITSMVASTTQTVGNTTGLGAPLNNLLATLGGGLGQAGTLISATGGNPITAALGHTVTDTGTTVASVGGLLTGGTGGNPLAPLTSALGGLTGGSSSGPLAPLTSVLGGLTGGSSSGPLAPLTSALSSVTGGLGGASNGSSPLAPVTGLLSSVASGLSSTTTGSSSPLAPVTGLLSSVTGTLGGVTTTAANTPAATTTSTTTSPGLSLSGTSGKGSGSNPLAPVTSLVGGLLGGLTKK from the coding sequence ATGAACATTCAAACGGCCAACACCACATTTCGAATAACCCTGATTGCGGCCAGCGTGGCAACGATGCTTTCTCTTGGCGCTTGCGGAGGCTCCGGAACCTTGAGCGCCGGCACCGGCGGCGGTAGCGACTCTTCCGGCAGCGCACTTTCCACCACCACCGGCAGTGGCAGTGGCAGTGGTTCGATGGGTTCGGGCGGGTCCGGCACCGACACCGGCAGCAACGGTTCGGGAAGCAGCTCCGGCACCGGAACGGGAACCAGCACGACCGCCGTCGCGAATGCGCTAGGCACGGTTGCCGACAACACCGGCGGCGTGGTCAGCGATGTCGGTTCGACGGTCTCGAGCATCGGCACCGTGATCGGTTCGCAAACCCTGCCCGGCGTCAGCTCGCAAACCACCCAGGCCGCCGGCGGCATCGTGCAGCAAGTCGGCTCGGCGGTCTCGACGCTCGGCACCGGCGTATCGCAGGGGCTCGGCCAGCTCGGCACCGGCGGCGACGCGATCGGCACGACGGTCTCGAGCCTCGGTGGCGTGGTCGGTCATGTCGGCGGCGCAGTGACCGATGCAGGCAGCCTCGTGACGAGCCTCGGCAGCGGCCCGCTCGCACCGCTGGCTGCGATCACGACGCCGCTCGGTGGCGTAGTCGATACGCTTGGCAATGCAGTCACCAACGGCGGCAGCACGCTCACGACCGCGCTCTCGACAGGCCCGGTCCAGCAAATCACGCAAACGCTCAGCACCGCAATCACGCCGATTACGTCGATGGTCGCGTCGACGACTCAAACGGTCGGCAACACGACCGGCCTCGGCGCACCGCTGAACAATCTGCTCGCGACTCTCGGCGGCGGCCTCGGCCAGGCCGGCACGCTGATCAGCGCAACCGGCGGCAATCCGATCACGGCCGCTCTCGGTCATACGGTAACGGACACGGGCACCACGGTCGCGTCGGTGGGTGGCCTGCTCACCGGCGGCACGGGCGGCAATCCGCTCGCTCCGCTTACCAGCGCGCTCGGCGGCCTGACGGGCGGCTCAAGTAGCGGCCCGCTGGCTCCGCTCACCAGCGTACTCGGCGGCTTGACGGGTGGCTCCAGCAGCGGCCCGCTCGCTCCGCTTACCAGCGCACTCAGCAGCGTAACAGGAGGCCTGGGCGGTGCATCGAACGGCAGCAGCCCGTTGGCGCCTGTCACCGGTCTGCTCTCGAGCGTGGCGAGCGGCCTGAGCAGCACGACCACTGGCAGCAGCAGCCCGCTCGCCCCGGTCACGGGCTTGCTGTCGAGCGTCACCGGCACGCTCGGCGGCGTCACGACTACGGCTGCCAACACGCCGGCCGCGACGACGACCAGCACCACCACGAGTCCCGGCCTGTCGCTGTCGGGCACCAGCGGCAAAGGATCGGGCAGCAACCCGCTCGCTCCGGTGACGTCGCTCGTCGGCGGCCTGCTTGGCGGCCTGACGAAGAAGTAA
- a CDS encoding ShlB/FhaC/HecB family hemolysin secretion/activation protein produces MKLGYGSKWTLLLAAIAASGMQVAAHAQSRPAGPAVGGNPLDSLPQIKAPDKGPNVTVQVAPQAPQLQELLARHLTPSKIQVEGVKSIPFDEVAQRFTPLVGKDITIGDLIQVANGVTKLYQDRGYALSFAFIPAQTFDGGVVRVTVVEGYVSAVKVTGKPGAVEDKIRTIADHIVADRPLRRATFERYINVLGLLPGVKVAANVAPPQNTDGATTLELNVDRKPFDVSTGIDFNHPGVQGLLTATENGLTALGEQLSVSALLPKGRDNVTYLAAHAAVPIGSNGLIGKIDASHYRGNPTDNPGLPSYIERTVINDKVGGSLAYPILLNNRQSVIGTASVYASHDEDRYNNHSTGAQIGFRSQVRVLQLQADYTNVETGQVRRASINVAKAFDILGASKAGDSNVPGTTVTNPASINFVRTGASFSQTNEWPLKIGTAVSLTGQYSGVSLPTSEQISFGAQRFAQGYQPGEASGDSGWGAMFEINRPFTPGFTYLRTFTPYVSFDMARVYLHAGTPSPSKLSSIAFGFRISDAKYYSLDLSVAKAIGDAPVESASRSPRINATFSYQLN; encoded by the coding sequence ATGAAACTCGGGTACGGTAGTAAATGGACCCTCCTGCTCGCGGCGATCGCGGCAAGCGGGATGCAAGTCGCAGCACACGCGCAGTCACGCCCGGCCGGCCCGGCCGTCGGCGGCAATCCTCTCGATTCACTGCCGCAGATCAAGGCGCCCGACAAAGGCCCGAACGTGACCGTGCAGGTCGCGCCGCAAGCCCCTCAGCTTCAGGAACTGCTCGCCCGCCATCTGACGCCCTCAAAGATTCAGGTCGAGGGCGTAAAGTCCATTCCGTTCGACGAGGTCGCGCAGCGCTTCACGCCGCTCGTCGGCAAAGACATCACCATCGGCGATCTGATTCAGGTCGCCAACGGCGTCACGAAGCTGTATCAGGACCGCGGCTATGCGCTCTCCTTCGCCTTCATTCCCGCGCAAACGTTCGACGGCGGCGTGGTGCGCGTAACGGTAGTCGAAGGCTACGTGTCCGCGGTCAAGGTGACGGGCAAACCGGGCGCGGTCGAAGACAAGATTCGCACGATCGCCGACCACATCGTCGCCGACCGGCCGTTGCGGCGCGCCACCTTCGAGCGTTACATCAACGTGCTGGGTCTGTTGCCCGGCGTGAAAGTCGCGGCCAACGTGGCGCCACCGCAGAATACCGACGGCGCCACTACGCTCGAGCTAAACGTGGACCGCAAACCGTTCGACGTCAGCACCGGTATCGACTTCAATCATCCCGGCGTGCAAGGCCTGCTGACGGCCACCGAAAACGGCCTGACGGCACTTGGCGAACAGTTGAGCGTGTCTGCGCTGCTGCCCAAGGGTCGCGACAACGTCACCTACCTTGCCGCGCACGCCGCGGTGCCGATCGGTAGCAATGGATTGATTGGGAAGATCGACGCGTCGCATTATCGCGGCAATCCCACCGACAATCCCGGCCTGCCCTCCTATATCGAGCGCACGGTCATCAACGATAAGGTCGGCGGCTCGCTGGCCTATCCGATCCTGCTGAACAACAGGCAAAGCGTGATCGGCACTGCGTCGGTCTACGCGTCGCACGACGAGGATCGCTACAACAACCATAGCACCGGCGCGCAGATCGGCTTTCGCTCGCAGGTGCGGGTCCTGCAACTGCAGGCCGACTACACCAACGTGGAAACCGGCCAGGTGCGCCGCGCGAGTATCAATGTGGCGAAGGCTTTCGATATTCTGGGCGCGTCGAAAGCCGGCGACTCGAACGTTCCCGGCACGACGGTCACGAACCCGGCATCGATCAATTTCGTGCGCACCGGCGCAAGTTTTTCGCAAACCAACGAGTGGCCGCTGAAGATCGGCACGGCCGTTTCGTTGACCGGTCAGTACAGCGGCGTCTCGCTGCCGACGTCGGAACAGATCTCGTTCGGCGCGCAACGTTTTGCGCAGGGTTATCAACCGGGCGAAGCGTCGGGCGATTCGGGCTGGGGCGCGATGTTCGAAATCAACCGGCCGTTTACGCCGGGTTTCACTTATCTGCGCACCTTCACACCCTATGTTTCGTTCGACATGGCGCGCGTGTATCTGCATGCGGGCACGCCGTCGCCGTCGAAGCTTTCGTCAATTGCGTTCGGCTTCCGGATCTCGGACGCGAAGTACTACAGCCTGGATCTGTCGGTGGCCAAAGCAATCGGCGACGCACCGGTGGAAAGCGCGTCGCGCAGTCCACGCATCAACGCGACGTTCTCGTACCAGCTGAACTGA
- a CDS encoding A24 family peptidase — MNVSVGILLFIAWAAVVAISDCRSRRIANAVIVAGLAAAFACALLQCGPFGVSLTQAAMGALVGLAALLPFFALGVMGAADVKVFAVLGAWCGMHALLGLWMAASLAAGVHALWLLITTRTRLAGLFRHDGVTFELAGKASTPYAACLTAAASAWLLLQGLSGGVR, encoded by the coding sequence ATGAATGTCTCCGTCGGTATTTTGTTATTTATCGCCTGGGCCGCGGTAGTCGCTATCAGTGACTGCCGCAGCCGGCGTATTGCCAACGCAGTTATCGTTGCCGGTCTGGCGGCGGCATTCGCCTGCGCGCTTCTTCAATGCGGGCCTTTTGGCGTTTCGTTGACCCAGGCGGCTATGGGAGCGCTGGTCGGCCTCGCCGCGTTGCTGCCTTTTTTCGCGCTCGGCGTCATGGGCGCTGCGGACGTCAAGGTATTTGCGGTGCTTGGCGCGTGGTGCGGCATGCATGCGCTGCTCGGTCTCTGGATGGCGGCTAGTCTTGCCGCGGGCGTGCATGCGCTCTGGCTGCTGATTACAACGCGCACGCGGCTCGCCGGTTTGTTCCGTCATGACGGCGTCACTTTCGAACTGGCCGGGAAAGCGTCCACGCCGTACGCGGCATGTCTCACGGCGGCCGCCAGTGCATGGCTCCTGCTGCAAGGACTGAGCGGAGGCGTGCGATGA
- the cpaB gene encoding Flp pilus assembly protein CpaB, which yields MPNLTKILAGVLIAVALLLGLFAWTLSRRPAPVAVTPATQASFPVVVAIHALPAGKPITVDQLRVQSLPINPNGAFSDPAQLAGRVPNAEIGADSPVLEAQLSSGLAERVEPGERALAVRVDEGNAVGNRLRPGNFVDVFFTLKRDGAIGNGGEIDRTQARLLMSKVRVLAFGNATTSGDSAGDPNGMVRTAVLAVPVADVDRLTLAESAGRLIFALRNPKDAEVVDQNALPAYPGVLKTVATAGAAAPLQDSTRAAAGVSLDALSGSTNSAGAVARPPLPHMPPLPTRVAGNTNSTKSGIEVIRGGRAETVAW from the coding sequence ATGCCGAATCTGACCAAAATTCTTGCCGGTGTGCTGATCGCTGTCGCATTGCTGCTCGGCCTGTTCGCGTGGACGCTGTCGCGCCGTCCGGCGCCGGTTGCCGTGACCCCTGCGACGCAGGCAAGCTTCCCGGTGGTGGTGGCCATCCACGCGTTGCCGGCAGGCAAACCAATCACGGTCGACCAACTGCGCGTGCAGTCGCTGCCGATCAATCCGAACGGCGCCTTCAGCGATCCCGCGCAACTGGCCGGCCGCGTGCCGAACGCGGAGATCGGCGCGGACTCGCCAGTGCTCGAAGCCCAGTTGTCGTCAGGGCTTGCCGAGCGCGTCGAGCCGGGCGAGCGCGCGTTGGCCGTGCGGGTCGACGAGGGCAATGCCGTCGGCAACCGGTTGCGGCCGGGTAATTTCGTCGACGTGTTTTTCACGCTCAAGCGCGACGGCGCCATCGGCAACGGCGGCGAAATAGATCGTACTCAGGCGCGTCTCCTGATGTCGAAAGTGCGCGTGCTCGCGTTCGGTAATGCCACCACCAGCGGCGACAGCGCCGGCGACCCGAACGGCATGGTGCGCACCGCGGTGCTGGCAGTGCCGGTCGCCGATGTGGACCGCCTGACGCTCGCCGAGAGCGCCGGCCGTCTGATCTTCGCGTTGCGCAATCCGAAGGATGCCGAAGTAGTCGATCAAAATGCATTGCCAGCCTATCCCGGCGTGTTGAAGACGGTTGCCACCGCCGGCGCGGCCGCGCCGCTGCAGGATTCGACACGCGCAGCGGCCGGTGTGTCGCTCGACGCCTTGTCGGGAAGCACCAATTCGGCAGGCGCCGTTGCGCGGCCGCCGTTGCCGCATATGCCGCCGCTGCCTACGCGCGTTGCGGGTAATACAAACAGTACAAAGAGCGGTATCGAGGTGATACGGGGTGGGCGCGCCGAGACGGTCGCCTGGTAA
- a CDS encoding Flp family type IVb pilin, whose translation MKKFTQRFLRDSKGVTAIEYGLIAGLVVLVIATAVTSIGSNLSTVLTDVANKIVAPSAA comes from the coding sequence ATGAAAAAGTTCACACAACGCTTCCTGAGAGATAGCAAGGGCGTGACGGCCATCGAATATGGTCTTATCGCGGGGTTAGTTGTACTCGTCATTGCAACGGCGGTCACGTCGATCGGCAGTAACCTTTCGACCGTGTTGACCGACGTCGCAAACAAGATCGTCGCTCCGTCAGCAGCGTAA
- a CDS encoding collagen-like triple helix repeat-containing protein: MSSQRFFTLHAACATVSSLRAPLIALAAAGLLAACGGNGITAPPAASNSGSAGGGGSTSGGPPVSASSGTTGVATAAAQTTSDLGNTIASQTIPGLSPQVTQGLGNAVSSTSGTLNSLANAVSGGVGQIGTTSNPVGTTVAGLGSVVSSTSGVVQGLSTAVGGLGTGNLAPLSPLTTPLATVLSTTAGALNAGGATLGNSLASAPVQQITQPLSTAITPIVQTAGLVTQTVGTQTGLGAPVGGLLAQIGGTLSSTSAQIGAATKSPVGADLGTLVGSLGNTVTNAGGLVNPNGPNGANPIPGLITSLLGSTNVAVVNGPPANGSPFGPLQNSLASLGLGNNPLGSLSTLLGGTPLSGLTSALSGTPLSSLTSSGSPLSSLTSALGSTPLSSLTSALGSSGSASNPLSTLTGALSGVTSSASGSSGSNPLAPVTGLVGQLTGALSSAAGSTSGSSSATGGLTTLLGGLVPVSHK, translated from the coding sequence ATGTCCAGCCAACGTTTTTTTACTCTCCATGCGGCGTGCGCGACCGTGTCGTCGTTGCGCGCCCCGTTGATCGCCCTTGCGGCCGCCGGCTTGCTCGCCGCGTGTGGCGGCAATGGCATCACGGCGCCACCTGCCGCGTCAAACAGCGGTAGCGCCGGCGGCGGCGGTTCGACGAGCGGCGGGCCGCCCGTCAGCGCGTCGTCGGGCACCACCGGTGTCGCCACCGCTGCCGCGCAGACCACCAGCGACCTCGGCAACACGATCGCCTCGCAGACCATCCCGGGCCTCAGCCCGCAGGTCACGCAAGGTCTCGGCAACGCCGTGTCGAGCACGAGCGGCACGCTGAACTCGCTCGCCAACGCGGTGAGCGGCGGCGTCGGGCAGATCGGCACGACCTCCAATCCGGTCGGCACCACGGTCGCCGGCCTCGGTTCGGTGGTCAGTTCGACGAGCGGCGTCGTGCAAGGTCTGAGCACCGCGGTCGGTGGCCTCGGCACCGGCAATCTCGCGCCGCTGTCGCCGCTCACCACGCCGCTGGCAACCGTTCTCTCCACCACCGCTGGCGCCCTGAACGCCGGTGGCGCGACGCTCGGCAATTCGCTGGCCTCCGCGCCGGTGCAGCAGATCACCCAGCCGCTTAGCACCGCGATCACGCCGATCGTGCAGACCGCCGGACTCGTGACGCAGACGGTCGGCACGCAGACCGGCCTCGGCGCGCCGGTGGGCGGTCTGCTCGCGCAAATCGGCGGCACCTTGAGTTCGACCAGCGCGCAAATCGGCGCGGCCACGAAGAGCCCGGTCGGCGCCGATCTCGGCACCCTGGTCGGCTCGCTCGGCAACACGGTGACGAACGCCGGCGGCCTCGTCAATCCGAACGGCCCGAATGGCGCCAATCCGATTCCCGGCTTGATCACGAGCCTCCTCGGCAGCACGAACGTGGCCGTCGTCAATGGGCCGCCTGCCAACGGCAGCCCATTCGGCCCGCTGCAAAATTCGCTTGCGAGTCTCGGGCTCGGCAACAATCCACTCGGCTCGCTGTCGACGCTGCTCGGCGGCACGCCGCTTTCCGGTCTGACCTCGGCGCTGAGCGGCACGCCCTTGAGCTCGCTGACTTCGAGCGGCTCGCCGCTGAGTTCGCTGACTTCGGCGCTGGGTAGCACGCCTTTGAGTTCGCTCACCTCGGCGTTGGGCAGCTCGGGTAGCGCATCGAATCCGCTGTCGACGCTGACCGGCGCGCTCTCCGGTGTCACCAGCAGCGCCTCGGGCAGCAGCGGCAGCAACCCGCTCGCCCCGGTGACCGGCCTCGTCGGCCAGCTGACCGGCGCACTTAGCTCAGCGGCAGGGTCGACGAGCGGTTCGAGCAGCGCGACGGGCGGTTTGACGACGCTGCTCGGCGGTCTCGTGCCGGTGAGCCATAAGTAG
- a CDS encoding type II and III secretion system protein family protein yields MTERIFVFGKAAWLGLALLAVSAAADAAGPVQQGHSVQASEAVPSQTIDLKVGAQQPLATGHTLKRVAIGDPAVADVLIIKGDKRGGVLLVGKAAGTTNLMLWASDREAPLIYTVNVITPAAASLLGPDTPAVKVLGSTAVVSGSSATMEAHQRAVVASEGSLGKDGAVFDTSTVASRAVVQVDVRVVEFSRSVLKEVGFNFFKQNNGFSFGSFAPSALTSVSATAGQQPQTTATTPISSAFNLIFNSATHGLFANLSLLESNNLARVLAEPTLVALSGQSASFLAGGEVPIPVPQALGSTSIEFKPYGVGLTLTPTVLSPQRIALKVAPEASQLDFANAVTISGVSVPAFTTRRADTTVELGDGESFVIGGLIDRETASNVSKVPLLGDLPVIGTFFKQLNYQQNEKELVIIVTPHLVSPLAKGATLPTTPGEQSEQRNGPVWRSLIGGVAARDAAPGFSK; encoded by the coding sequence ATGACAGAACGGATTTTTGTTTTCGGGAAGGCGGCGTGGCTCGGATTGGCCTTGCTCGCCGTATCGGCTGCGGCTGATGCGGCGGGTCCGGTGCAGCAAGGGCATTCCGTACAGGCGTCCGAGGCCGTGCCCTCGCAGACCATCGACCTGAAGGTCGGCGCGCAGCAGCCGCTCGCGACAGGCCATACCTTGAAGCGGGTCGCGATCGGCGACCCCGCGGTGGCCGACGTGCTGATCATCAAGGGCGACAAGCGCGGCGGCGTGCTGCTGGTCGGCAAGGCGGCGGGCACGACCAACCTGATGCTATGGGCAAGCGATCGCGAGGCGCCACTGATCTATACGGTCAATGTCATCACGCCGGCGGCGGCTTCGCTGCTTGGACCGGATACGCCGGCCGTCAAGGTGCTCGGCAGCACGGCGGTGGTGTCCGGCTCGTCGGCGACGATGGAGGCGCACCAGCGCGCCGTGGTCGCGTCGGAAGGCTCGCTCGGCAAGGACGGCGCGGTGTTCGACACGTCGACTGTGGCGAGCCGAGCGGTGGTGCAGGTCGATGTGCGGGTGGTCGAGTTCAGCCGCTCGGTGCTTAAGGAAGTGGGTTTCAACTTCTTCAAGCAGAACAACGGTTTTTCGTTTGGTTCGTTTGCGCCATCGGCGCTGACCTCGGTTTCCGCGACCGCGGGGCAGCAGCCGCAAACGACGGCCACGACGCCGATCTCGTCGGCGTTCAACCTGATTTTCAACTCCGCCACGCACGGGTTGTTCGCGAACCTGAGCCTGTTGGAAAGCAACAACCTCGCACGCGTGCTGGCCGAGCCGACACTCGTGGCCTTATCCGGGCAGAGCGCCAGTTTCCTCGCCGGTGGCGAGGTGCCGATTCCCGTGCCGCAGGCGCTCGGTTCGACCTCGATCGAATTCAAGCCATACGGCGTCGGACTCACGCTGACGCCGACCGTATTGAGCCCGCAGCGCATCGCGTTGAAGGTGGCGCCCGAGGCGAGCCAGCTGGATTTCGCCAATGCCGTGACGATCAGCGGCGTGTCGGTGCCCGCGTTCACCACGCGGCGCGCGGATACCACGGTCGAACTCGGCGACGGCGAGAGTTTCGTGATCGGCGGCCTGATCGACCGCGAGACCGCATCGAATGTATCGAAGGTGCCGCTGCTCGGCGATCTGCCGGTGATCGGCACCTTCTTCAAGCAGCTGAACTACCAGCAGAACGAGAAAGAGCTGGTGATCATCGTGACGCCGCATCTGGTTTCGCCGCTCGCAAAGGGCGCGACCTTGCCGACGACGCCGGGTGAGCAGTCCGAACAGCGTAACGGGCCGGTGTGGCGCTCGCTGATCGGCGGCGTGGCGGCGCGCGATGCGGCGCCGGGATTTTCGAAGTGA
- a CDS encoding fimbrial protein, producing MNARTHSLTERAVTDYFVFASLADEHVHWLADTLVGAGVVEAATLDPSMLMQRIAALNPSLVFVDFSGGRGAAASATASAVRTAYPGMQIVALGTLAEPESALAALRAGVRDFIDLSAPAEDALRITRQVLDNLVEPVSRHGNVTALLGARVGMGVSTLAANLAVMLQRRDVAQGRQAALLDLGLPAGDGSLLLNTRSEFNFVEAVRNLRRFDQTFVHTALSHHSSGLALTTLPPNLADMREVSYSSSIGLLNRLRAFFDQQIVDLGGFTNSEFIAHVVQAADETWLLCDQGVASIVSAVGVLDALREEGVDTANVRLIVNKFDADLGLAAAQIAQRLDIPLLATLPERRITLGQAVNQGHLLADVAARDPYVRALEPLIERLGGAARAAAQARSKSALGALKRFIPTPYKRS from the coding sequence ATGAACGCGAGAACGCATTCATTGACTGAACGGGCGGTCACCGATTATTTCGTGTTTGCGTCGTTAGCCGACGAACACGTGCATTGGCTCGCCGATACGCTGGTGGGCGCAGGTGTGGTCGAAGCGGCCACACTCGATCCGTCGATGCTGATGCAGCGCATTGCGGCGCTGAATCCTTCGCTGGTGTTCGTCGACTTCTCCGGCGGCCGCGGCGCGGCGGCGAGCGCCACGGCGAGCGCGGTGCGCACGGCCTATCCCGGCATGCAGATCGTCGCGCTCGGAACGCTTGCCGAGCCCGAAAGCGCTCTCGCCGCGCTGCGTGCCGGCGTGCGCGATTTCATCGACCTGTCGGCGCCCGCCGAAGACGCGTTGCGCATCACGCGTCAAGTCCTGGACAACCTTGTGGAACCGGTCAGCCGCCATGGCAACGTCACCGCGCTGCTGGGCGCGCGCGTCGGCATGGGCGTGAGCACGCTGGCCGCGAATCTCGCGGTGATGCTGCAACGGCGCGACGTCGCGCAAGGCCGGCAAGCTGCCTTGCTCGATCTCGGCTTGCCGGCCGGCGACGGCTCGCTGCTCCTGAATACGCGCAGCGAATTCAATTTCGTCGAAGCCGTGCGCAATCTGCGCCGCTTCGATCAGACCTTCGTGCACACCGCACTGTCGCATCATTCGAGCGGTCTCGCGCTCACCACGCTGCCGCCGAATCTCGCCGACATGCGCGAGGTGTCGTATTCCTCGTCGATAGGTTTGCTGAACCGGTTGCGCGCGTTCTTCGATCAGCAGATCGTCGACCTCGGCGGCTTTACCAACAGCGAGTTCATCGCTCACGTCGTGCAGGCCGCCGACGAAACGTGGCTGTTGTGCGATCAGGGCGTCGCCTCGATCGTTTCGGCGGTCGGCGTGCTCGACGCGTTGCGCGAAGAGGGCGTGGATACGGCGAACGTGCGGTTGATCGTCAACAAGTTCGACGCCGACCTCGGTCTCGCCGCCGCGCAGATCGCGCAGCGCCTGGATATTCCGTTGCTCGCCACCTTGCCGGAGCGGCGCATCACGCTCGGCCAGGCGGTCAACCAGGGGCATCTGCTGGCCGATGTCGCGGCGCGCGATCCGTACGTGCGCGCACTCGAACCTCTGATCGAACGGCTCGGCGGCGCCGCGCGCGCGGCCGCGCAAGCACGCAGCAAATCGGCGCTCGGCGCGCTCAAGCGCTTCATTCCAACCCCTTACAAGCGGTCATAG